In the genome of Nocardia sp. NBC_00416, one region contains:
- the glmM gene encoding phosphoglucosamine mutase, whose product MGHLFGTDGVRGLANDSLSPELALRVAGAAAQVLGVDTRSGRRKIAVVGRDPRASGEMLEAAVTAGLTAAGMDVLPVGVLPTPAVAYLTDLYDASLGVMISASHNPMPDNGIKIFAAGGHKLEDAIEERIEARVASGEFTRPTGAGIGRVLGASGTRRPGADLPDQFSVGGTHERYIEHLVEVTGRDLGGLTVVVDCAHGAASEVGPAAYREAGARVIAINADPDGLNINAGVGSTHIDQVQQAVREHGADLGLAHDGDADRCLAVDAAGDIVDGDAIMAVLALGMHEAGTLLEDTLVATVMSNLGLHLAMRAAGITVRTTGVGDRYVLEELRSGGYTLGGEQSGHVVFPRYGTTGDGILTGLQLMARLAETGKPLSELASVVQKVPQVLVNVPVSDKTAVTSDPGILEAVRAAEGLLGDTGRILLRPSGTEQLVRVMVEAADHERAEQLADDLAKLVAAI is encoded by the coding sequence ATGGGACATCTGTTCGGCACCGACGGCGTGCGCGGGCTCGCCAACGATTCGTTGAGCCCCGAACTGGCGCTACGGGTTGCCGGGGCGGCGGCGCAGGTACTGGGCGTGGACACCCGCTCGGGCCGCCGCAAGATAGCGGTGGTGGGCCGCGATCCGCGTGCCAGCGGGGAGATGCTCGAGGCCGCGGTGACCGCCGGCCTGACCGCCGCGGGAATGGATGTGTTGCCGGTCGGAGTGCTGCCGACACCGGCGGTCGCCTATCTGACGGACCTGTACGACGCCAGCCTGGGCGTGATGATCTCCGCCTCGCACAATCCCATGCCCGACAACGGGATCAAGATATTCGCGGCCGGTGGGCACAAACTCGAGGACGCGATCGAGGAACGTATCGAGGCGCGGGTCGCCTCCGGCGAGTTCACCCGGCCCACCGGCGCGGGAATCGGGCGCGTGCTCGGCGCTTCCGGAACGCGCCGTCCCGGTGCGGACCTGCCCGACCAGTTCAGTGTCGGCGGAACCCACGAACGCTATATCGAACATCTGGTGGAGGTCACCGGCCGCGACCTCGGCGGGCTGACCGTCGTGGTGGACTGCGCGCACGGCGCGGCCTCCGAGGTCGGACCGGCCGCCTACCGGGAGGCCGGTGCGCGGGTGATCGCGATCAATGCCGATCCGGACGGGCTCAATATCAACGCCGGCGTGGGATCCACCCATATCGACCAGGTACAGCAGGCGGTCCGCGAACACGGCGCCGACCTGGGCTTGGCCCACGACGGTGACGCCGATCGCTGCCTGGCGGTGGACGCCGCCGGCGATATCGTGGACGGTGACGCCATCATGGCCGTCTTGGCGCTCGGCATGCACGAAGCCGGCACGCTGCTCGAGGACACACTGGTCGCCACCGTGATGAGCAACCTGGGCCTGCATCTGGCGATGCGCGCGGCCGGGATCACGGTGCGCACCACCGGCGTCGGCGACCGCTACGTCCTGGAGGAGTTGCGCAGCGGCGGATACACGCTGGGTGGGGAACAGTCCGGTCATGTGGTCTTCCCGCGCTACGGAACCACCGGCGACGGTATCCTCACCGGTCTGCAGTTGATGGCCCGGCTGGCGGAGACCGGGAAACCGCTGTCCGAATTGGCGAGCGTGGTCCAGAAGGTGCCGCAGGTCCTGGTGAATGTCCCGGTCTCGGATAAGACCGCGGTCACCTCCGATCCGGGAATTCTGGAGGCGGTGCGCGCGGCCGAGGGGCTGCTCGGCGACACCGGCCGGATCCTGTTGCGCCCCAGCGGAACCGAACAGCTGGTCCGGGTGATGGTGGAAGCCGCCGATCACGAGCGGGCCGAACAGCTCGCCGACGATCTGGCGAAGCTGGTCGCCGCGATCTGA
- the rpsI gene encoding 30S ribosomal protein S9: MTAPEEFTEYDEAVVEDAAAEVLDEGVVYDDDAEFVEYAAPLDRPVQTVGRRKEAVVRVRLVPGTGNFVLNGRSIEDYFPNKVHQQLVKSPLVTVERVEGFDVYARLHGGGPSGQAGALRLAIARALIVVNADDRPALKRAGFLTRDPRATERKKYGLKKARKAPQYSKR, translated from the coding sequence GTGACCGCTCCCGAGGAATTCACCGAATACGACGAGGCGGTCGTCGAAGACGCCGCAGCCGAGGTGCTGGACGAGGGTGTGGTCTACGACGACGACGCCGAATTCGTCGAGTACGCGGCCCCGCTGGATCGCCCGGTGCAGACCGTCGGCCGGCGTAAGGAAGCCGTGGTCCGGGTCCGTCTGGTGCCGGGTACCGGCAATTTCGTGCTGAACGGCCGTTCGATCGAGGATTACTTCCCGAACAAGGTGCACCAGCAGCTGGTCAAGTCCCCGCTGGTCACCGTCGAGCGTGTCGAAGGCTTCGACGTCTACGCCCGCCTGCACGGCGGCGGCCCCTCCGGTCAGGCCGGCGCGCTGCGCCTGGCCATCGCCCGGGCGCTGATCGTGGTCAACGCGGACGACCGTCCGGCGCTCAAGCGCGCCGGGTTCCTCACCCGTGACCCGCGTGCCACCGAGCGCAAGAAGTACGGCCTCAAGAAGGCTCGTAAAGCGCCGCAGTACTCGAAGCGCTGA
- the rplM gene encoding 50S ribosomal protein L13, with product MPTYSPKAGDVTRQWYVIDATDVVLGRLAVHAANLLRGKHKPTYAPHMDGGDFVIIINADKVAISGNKRQNKLIHHHSGHPGGLKSRTVGQVLETRPDRLVEKAVKGMIPKNKLGSAIAGKLKVYAGPTHPHAAQQPVPFEIKQVAQ from the coding sequence GTGCCTACGTACAGCCCGAAGGCGGGTGACGTGACCCGGCAGTGGTACGTCATCGACGCCACTGACGTAGTGCTCGGCCGTCTTGCCGTTCACGCAGCGAATCTGCTGCGCGGCAAGCACAAGCCGACCTACGCACCGCATATGGACGGTGGCGATTTCGTCATCATCATCAACGCCGACAAGGTCGCCATCAGCGGCAACAAGCGGCAGAACAAGCTCATCCATCACCACTCCGGACATCCCGGCGGCCTCAAGTCCCGCACTGTCGGTCAGGTGCTGGAAACCCGCCCCGACCGTCTGGTGGAGAAGGCCGTCAAGGGCATGATCCCCAAGAACAAGCTCGGCAGCGCCATCGCCGGCAAGCTGAAGGTGTACGCGGGTCCGACGCACCCGCACGCCGCCCAGCAGCCCGTTCCGTTCGAGATCAAGCAGGTGGCCCAGTGA